In Perca flavescens isolate YP-PL-M2 chromosome 7, PFLA_1.0, whole genome shotgun sequence, the following proteins share a genomic window:
- the LOC114559199 gene encoding PHD and RING finger domain-containing protein 1 → MDKSTVLNTIGGEGADKCFICLSPFEKQAVASLENCQHVFCLECILQWSQTANTCPVDRSSFAFIHQRWCPGGDIQKKIKVRTKKKEEEDDDDEEEVSNAVICEECGRSDRRHRLLVCIRCDSGYHMECLTPSLNTGPDGDWMCAECAVSPQHTDASVVEGEISDGELTDLLAEADETASTSGRLRPSTRNRPSGYGERRHSQRIQSRTSSSPPPRPQTSWRVPKYLLGASTPAVTTDEVAALHPSDSSSASVTLKRRKRRKRAT, encoded by the exons ATGGATAAGTCCACCGTGTTGAACACAATAGGTGGAGAGGGTGCAGATAAATGTTTTATCTGTCTGAGCCCCTTTGAAAAGCAAGCAGTGGCCTCTCTGGAGAACTGCCAGCATGTCTTTTGCCTTGAATGTATTCTGCAATGGTCCCAG ACAGCCAACACCTGCCCAGTGGATCGGAGCAGTTTTGCTTTCATCCACCAGAGATGGTGTCCTGGAGGGGACATTCAAAAGAAG ATCAAAGTGAGGACgaagaaaaaggaggaggaggatgatgatgatgaagaggaggtgaGCAATGCTGTAATCTGTGAGGAATGTGGACGCAGCGACCGCAGGCACCGGCTGCTAGTGTGCATCCGCTGTGATTCAGG GTATCATATGGAGTGCTTGACGCCATCTTTAAACACAGGCCCTGACGGTGACTGGATGTGTGCTGAGTGTGCGGTCAGTCCTCAGCATACAG ACGCCTCCGTGGTGGAGGGGGAGATCAGTGATGGAGAATTAACAGACCTCCTAGCTGAAGCAGATGAAACTGCGTCTACCAGCGGTCGCCTTCGGCCCTCCACCAGAAATCGTCCCAGCGGCTACGGTGAACGACGACACAGCCAGAGGATCCAGAGCAGGACCAGCAGcagtcctcctcctcgtccccAAACCTCCTGG CGTGTGCCTAAATACCTGTTAGGGGCATCAACGCCTGCCGTCACAACAGATGAAGTAGCTGCACTACATCCCAGTGACAGCAGCAGTGCTTCCGTCA cgttaaagaggagaaaaagaaggaagCGTGCAACTTGA
- the cptp gene encoding ceramide-1-phosphate transfer protein: MAGPQEDQKFCLQEVLDTFKLCLSEKKDVYLEHYVAGWRGLVKFLNSLGSVFGFISKDAVNKINILVTYLHGENGSQYVTVQSMVKYELDNELVDLTKRGSHPESGCRTLLRLHRALRWLELFLERLRTSSEDSKTSVMCSEAYNESLSQHHPWVVRKAAGMAFCVLPGRPAFLEVMNVGPPEQVVAMLGEAVPLISEVYQITEELYAQQNLLDLP; the protein is encoded by the exons ATGGCTGGTCCTCAAGAAGACCAGAAATTCTGCTTACAGGAGGTGCTCGATACTTTCAAGTTATGTTTGTCGGAGAAAAAAGACGTCTACCTTGAACACTACGTAGCTGGGTGGCGTggtcttgtaaa GTTTCTGAACAGCTTGGGCAGTGTGTTTGGCTTCATTTCCAAGGATGCTGTCAACAAGATCAATATCCTGGTCACTTACCTGCACGGTGAGAACGGGTCTCAGTATGTCACTGTCCAGTCAATGGTGAAATATGAGCTGGACAATGAACTAGTGGACCTGACCAAGAGAGGCAGTCATCCAGAGTCCGGCTGCCGTACCTTGCTGAGGCTCCACCGGGCACTGAGGTGGCTGGAGCTCTTCCTGGAGCGCCTCCGCACCAGCAGCGAGGACAGCAAGACTTCGGTCATGTGTTCAGAGGCCTACAATGAGTCTCTCTCCCAGCACCACCCTTGGGTGGTCCGCAAAGCAGCGGGAATGGCCTTTTGCGTGCTCCCAGGGCGCCCCGCTTTCTTAGAAGTGATGAATGTGGGCCCCCCTGAGCAGGTGGTGGCCATGCTAGGGGAAGCTGTGCCTCTCATCTCTGAGGTGTACCAGATCACAGAGGAACTTTACGCTCAACAAAACCTGCTCGACTTACCATAG
- the ints11 gene encoding integrator complex subunit 11, with amino-acid sequence MPEIKVTPLGAGQDVGRSCILVSIGGKNIMLDCGMHMGYNDDRRFPDFSYITQNGRLTEFLDCVIISHFHLDHCGALPFMSEMVGYDGPIYMTHPTKAICPILLEDFRKITVDKKGETNFFTSQMIKDCMKKVVPLNLHQTVQVDDELEIKAYYAGHVLGAAMVQIKVGSESVVYTGDYNMTPDRHLGAAWIDKCRPDILISESTYATTIRDSKRCRERDFLKKVHESIERGGKVLIPVFALGRAQELCILLETFWERMNLKAPIYFSTGLTEKANHYYKLFITWTNQKIRKTFVQRNMFEFKHIKAFDRSYADNPGPMVVFATPGMLHAGQSLQIFKKWAGNEKNMVIMPGYCVQGTIGHKILNGQRKLEMEGRSTLDVKLQVEYMSFSAHADAKGIMQLIRMAEPRNMLLVHGEAVKMEFLKGKIEQEFSIDCHMPANGETATVTTNPSVPVDISLNLLKREMALGGPLPDPKRPRTMHGTLIMKENSLKLVSSEQALKELGLNEHQLRFTCRVQLQDPHSDPDTLNRIYTHLKSVLKGYTIQHLPDGTVMVESIVIKVSSSAEDTSTKVLLLSWSYQDEDLGSFLSTLLKKGLPSGLC; translated from the exons ATGCCTGAAATAAAAGTAACACCACTGG GTGCTGGACAGGACGTCGGCCGCAGCTGCATCCTCGTCTCCATTGGAGGCAAAAACATAATGCTTGACTGTGGGATGCACATGGGATACAATGACGAT AGACGTTTCCCAGACTTTTCATATATAACCCAGAACGGGCGTCTGACAGAGTTTCTGGACTGTGTGATCATCAG CCATTTCCACCTGGACCACTGTGGCGCTCTGCCCTTCATGAGTGAGATGGTGGGCTACGACGGACCCATCTACATGACCCATCCCACAAAGGCAATCTGTCCCATTTTGCTGGAGGACTTCCGTAAGATCACCGTCGACAAAAAGGGAGAAACCAACTTCTTCACCTCGCAGATGATCAAGGACTGCATGAAGAAAGTGGTGCCTTTGAACCTCCACCAAACTGTCCAG GTGGATGACGAGCTGGAGATCAAGGCGTACTATGCAGGCCATGTCCTGGGAGCTGCCATGGTGCAGATCAAAGTGGGATCAGAGTCTGTGGTCTACACG gGAGACTATAACATGACACCAGACAGGCATTTAGG TGCTGCATGGATCGATAAGTGCCGTCCAGACATTCTCATCTCAGAGTCTACTTATGCCACCACCATCCGTGACTCGAAGAGATGCAGAGAGAGGGACTTTTTGAAGAAAGTGCACGAAAGCATAGAAAGAGGAGGAAAG GTTCTCATTCCCGTTTTCGCCCTCGGAAGAGCACAAGAGCTCTGCATCCTGTTGGAAACATTTTG GGAGAGAATGAACCTAAAAGCCCCAATCTACTTCTCCACTGGGCTGACGGAGAAAGCGAACCATTATTACAAGCTGTTCATAACATGGACCAACCAGAAGATTCGAAAAACCTTTGTACAGAGAAACATGTTTGAATTTAAGCACATCAAGGCCTTTGATCGCTCCTACGCCGATAACCCTGGACCTATG GTGGTGTTTGCAACACCAGGTATGCTGCATGCTGGTCAGTCTTTGCAGATCTTCAAGAAATGGGCTGGCAATGAGAAGAACATG gtaATCATGCCTGGGTATTGTGTACAAGGAACAATCGGTCACAAGATCCTGAATGGGCAGAGGAAACTAGAGATGGAAGGGAGATCAACC TTGGATGTGAAGCTACAGGTGGAGTACATGTCCTTCAGTGCCCATGCAGATGCTAAGGGCATCATGCAGCTCATCCGCATGGCAGAGCCTCGCAACATGCTGCTGGTGCACGGCGAGGCAGTGAAGATGGAGTTCCTCAAGGGCAAGATTGAACAGGAGTTCA GCATAGATTGCCACATGCCAGCCAACGGAGAGACAGCGACTGTGACGACAAACCCCAGCGTGCCTGTGGATATCTCACTCAACCTGCTCAAGAGGGAGATGGCTCTCGGAG GGCCGCTTCCTGATCCCAAAAGACCTCGCACCATGCATGGAACCCTGATCATGAAAGAAAAC AGTCTGAAGCTGGTGTCGTCGGAGCAGGCCCTGAAGGAGCTGGGCCTCAACGAACATCAGTTACGCTTCACCTGCCGCGTGCAGCTCCAGGACCCCCACAGCGACCCCGACACGCTCAACAGAATCTACACACACCTCAAGAG CGTGTTAAAAGGTTACACCATCCAGCACCTCCCCGACGGCACAGTCATGGTGGAGTCTATCGTCATCAAAGTCTCCTCCTCCGCTGAAGACACCAGCACCAAGGTCCTGCTGCTTTCCTGGAGTTATCag GACGAGGACCTGGGCAGCTTCCTTTCAACTCTGCTGAAAAAGGGGCTTCCATCTGGACTGTGCTGA
- the ubxn10 gene encoding UBX domain-containing protein 10, translating to MHVTRPKSSKGRSRAAVNASLYSGDPGGSSTQRPPVSPDSPVCSRPDKSLRSQSQPIMWQAGQLSQNEVLQMLQHAPAAPPQSLNKYKVLPCIGGRQSEVSPGTSLDKKISKLSLSDDAIHRPRRSHGESDPPTVKGVTQSSSSSSFEVDKRAGVWPKPPDPGSVLTKEAGSLLLAIRAPCGRRFQQHFEPTDTLLTVRASAELMYGAKYGEASIETMDLPRRTFTDMDVTLAQCGIRNRSVLCISQNGSMGERE from the coding sequence ATGCATGTAACCAGGCCGAAGTCCTCCAAAGGGCGAAGCAGAGCGGCTGTAAACGCCTCTCTGTATTCGGGGGACCCTGGCGGCAGCAGCACCCAGAGGCCACCCGTGTCTCCAGATTCTCCCGTGTGCAGCAGGCCAGACAAGAGCCTCCGCTCCCAGTCCCAGCCCATAATGTGGCAGGCCGGCCAGCTGAGCCAGAATGAGGTTCTGCAGATGCTGCAGCACGCCCCCGCTGCTCCACCGCAGTCCTTAAACAAGTACAAGGTTCTGCCATGCATAGGGGGGAGGCAGTCAGAGGTGAGCCCCGGGACAAGTCTGGACAAAAAGATTTCCAAGCTCAGTCTGTCTGATGATGCTATCCATCGGCCAAGGCGCAGCCACGGAGAGTCAGATCCCCCCACAGTGAAGGGTGTGacccagagcagcagcagcagcagctttgaGGTGGATAAGAGGGCTGGGGTCTGGCCTAAGCCCCCTGATCCAGGATCAGTCCTTACCAAAGAAGCTGGCAGTTTGCTCCTAGCTATCCGAGCACCATGTGGCAGAAGGTTCCAGCAGCACTTTGAGCCCACAGACACTCTGCTGACGGTGAGAGCCAGCGCAGAGCTCATGTATGGAGCAAAGTATGGAGAGGCCTCCATTGAGACCATGGATTTACCACGCAGGACCTTCACAGACATGGATGTGACCCTGGCCCAGTGTGGCATCCGGAACAGATCGGTGCTGTGCATCTCTCAGAATGGCAGTATGGGGGAGCGTGAGTGA
- the LOC114558721 gene encoding lysophosphatidic acid receptor 6 has translation MQRRLTESTYAVSLSFDKTLKSAKMNATDGNCSTPSAEYQYYLFPAVYSLALVVGLPGNLAAFFVFTFRCNPRTGFSVYISNLALADIVILCTLPFKIHYHLHRNDWVFGDAACRVTGMLFFANIYMSICFMTCICVDRYMATVHPHTYLRMRSPRCSLVVSVSLWCVVLVAMFIFVLMGPLETNKDESGSHSCFENFAQKEWSLRLVVYSGLCLTAGSLLPSAIILVCYPLAARRISMIQTKTAQKAVRVIYTILAITLLCFLPNHVVYLLHLLGRMEVIQNCSLVNAIYHARRITLALVILNTCLDPVLYYVTTSHCKWKQLKMTWLCGRVGRRRGVYTIAVS, from the coding sequence ATGCAGCGGCGTTTGACAGAATCAACCTACGCTGTCTCACTTTCATTTGACAAAACACTCAAATCTGCAAAGATGAACGCGACCGATGGCAACTGCAGCACGCCTTCGGCAGAGTACCAGTACTACTTGTTCCCGGCGGTCTACAGCTTAGCCCTGGTTGTAGGTCTACCAGGAAATCTGGCTGCCTTCTTCGTCTTCACCTTCAGATGCAATCCCCGCACAGGCTTCAGTGTGTACATCAGCAATCTGGCTCTGGCAGACATCGTCATCCTCTGCACTCTGCCCTTTAAGATCCACTACCACCTCCACAGGAACGACTGGGTGTTTGGGGACGCCGCCTGCCGCGTCACCGGGATGCTGTTCTTCGCCAACATCTACATGAGCATCTGTTTCATGACTTGCATCTGCGTGGATCGCTACATGGCCACTGTGCACCCTCACACCTATCTGAGAATGCGGAGCCCCCGGTGCTCTCTGGTTGTGAGTGTGTCGCTCTGGTGTGTAGTTTTAGTGGCTATGTTCATCTTTGTCCTCATGGGACCTCTGGAAACCAACAAAGACGAATCGGGGAGCCACAGCTGCTTTGAGAATTTCGCCCAGAAAGAGTGGAGCTTGCGCTTGGTGGTGTACAGCGGGCTGTGCCTGACCGCTGGCTCCCTGCTGCCCTCCGCGATCATCCTGGTGTGTTACCCGCTGGCTGCGCGCCGCATTTCCATGATACAGACTAAAACGGCCCAAAAAGCCGTGAGGGTCATTTACACCATCCTGGCTATAACGCTGCTCTGCTTCCTGCCCAACCACGTGGTGTACCTGCTGCACCTCCTCGGACGCATGGAGGTCATCCAGAACTGCTCCTTGGTCAACGCCATCTACCACGCCAGACGCATCACACTGGCGCTCGTCATCCTCAACACATGCCTGGACCCCGTGCTTTACTACGTCACCACCAGCCACTGCAAATGGAAGCAGTTAAAGATGACATGGCTGTGCGGAAGAgttgggaggaggaggggtgttTATACCATTGCGGTGAGCTGA